A portion of the Chromobacterium sp. IIBBL 290-4 genome contains these proteins:
- a CDS encoding uracil-DNA glycosylase: protein MSSLSYLSPALARVHPAWETVLKQAGIASRLVDIDRQLSAQQDAGKTLFPPPAQVLNALSFAAPADVKVVILGQDPYHGAGEAMGLSFSVPEGARVPPSLRNIYKELAADLGLGIPASGDLSHWAQQGVLLLNSVFTVEMDKAGSHGKLGWQTVSDALIDAVNAQNPGCVFLLWGNWAQTKAERIDTSRHLVLTAAHPSPLSASRGFHGCRHFSQVNAWLIARGRDPIRWAPATAAQNSLF from the coding sequence ATGTCCTCACTGAGCTATCTGTCCCCCGCCCTCGCCCGCGTCCATCCCGCCTGGGAAACCGTGCTCAAGCAAGCCGGCATCGCCTCGCGCCTGGTCGATATCGACCGGCAGCTGTCCGCCCAGCAAGATGCCGGCAAAACGCTGTTTCCGCCGCCGGCGCAAGTGCTCAACGCGCTGTCCTTCGCCGCCCCGGCCGACGTCAAAGTGGTGATATTGGGCCAGGATCCCTACCACGGCGCCGGCGAGGCCATGGGCTTGTCGTTCTCGGTGCCGGAAGGCGCGCGCGTGCCGCCCAGCTTGCGCAATATCTACAAGGAACTGGCGGCCGATCTGGGCCTGGGCATTCCAGCCAGCGGCGATCTCAGCCATTGGGCGCAGCAAGGCGTGCTGCTGCTCAACAGCGTGTTCACCGTGGAGATGGACAAGGCCGGCAGCCACGGCAAGCTGGGCTGGCAGACGGTCAGCGACGCGCTGATCGACGCCGTCAACGCGCAGAATCCCGGCTGCGTGTTCCTGCTGTGGGGCAACTGGGCGCAAACCAAGGCCGAGCGCATCGACACCAGCCGCCACCTGGTGCTGACCGCCGCCCACCCTTCGCCGCTGTCCGCCAGCCGCGGTTTCCACGGCTGCCGCCACTTCTCCCAGGTCAACGCCTGGCTGATCGCCCGCGGCCGCGATCCCATCCGCTGGGCCCCCGCCACCGCGGCGCAAAACAGCCTGTTCTGA
- a CDS encoding DUF2789 domain-containing protein, which produces MMDTSNHLLPGLFRQLGLPDEPAAIKAFIASHPLPPRISLADAPFWSASQAAFLRQALECDAEWSEAVDELAVLLQQGEG; this is translated from the coding sequence ATGATGGATACCAGCAATCATTTGTTGCCCGGGCTGTTTCGCCAGCTGGGTTTGCCCGACGAGCCGGCCGCGATCAAGGCCTTCATCGCCAGCCATCCGCTGCCGCCGCGGATATCGCTTGCCGACGCGCCGTTCTGGAGCGCGTCGCAAGCGGCTTTCCTGCGCCAGGCGCTGGAGTGCGACGCCGAGTGGAGCGAAGCGGTGGATGAGCTGGCGGTGCTGCTGCAGCAGGGCGAAGGCTGA
- a CDS encoding protein-L-isoaspartate O-methyltransferase yields the protein MDFEKTRFNMVEQQIRPWEVLDPTVLDLLFQLKREDFVAADQRQLAFVDTELPLANGGKMLQPKMEARLAQDAGVQPTDKILEIGTGNGYLTALLAKLGKQVVSVEIDAAQKERAAANLKKAGIANVTLVEADGVLGLPEQAPYDVIVVAGSLPVVPQELKNQLAVGGRLILVVGDLPVMSCKLIQRETDTSFRETALFETCVSRLKKFEAVEPARFSF from the coding sequence ATGGATTTCGAAAAAACCCGATTCAACATGGTCGAGCAGCAGATTCGTCCGTGGGAAGTTCTGGATCCGACCGTGCTGGATCTGCTGTTCCAACTGAAGCGCGAGGACTTCGTCGCCGCCGACCAGCGCCAGCTGGCCTTCGTCGACACCGAACTGCCGCTGGCCAACGGCGGCAAGATGCTGCAGCCGAAAATGGAAGCGCGCCTGGCGCAAGACGCCGGCGTGCAGCCTACCGACAAGATTCTGGAAATCGGCACCGGCAACGGCTATCTGACCGCGCTGCTGGCCAAGCTGGGCAAGCAGGTGGTGAGCGTGGAAATCGACGCCGCGCAAAAAGAGCGCGCCGCCGCCAACCTGAAAAAAGCCGGCATCGCCAATGTGACGCTGGTGGAAGCCGACGGCGTGCTGGGCCTGCCGGAACAAGCGCCTTACGACGTCATCGTGGTCGCCGGCTCGCTGCCTGTGGTGCCGCAAGAGCTGAAGAACCAGCTGGCCGTGGGCGGCCGCCTGATCCTGGTGGTCGGCGATCTGCCGGTGATGAGCTGCAAGCTGATCCAGCGCGAAACCGACACCAGCTTCCGCGAAACCGCCTTGTTCGAAACCTGTGTCTCCCGCCTGAAGAAATTCGAAGCGGTGGAACCGGCCCGTTTCAGCTTCTGA
- the aac(6') gene encoding aminoglycoside 6'-N-acetyltransferase: MKNPLADILFAPSCPAHLNDWRKLRAALWPDCPADEHQREIDAQIAEPARYAAFIAMDAAGGAVGLIELALRHDYVNGTHHSPVGFIEGLYVAPEHRRAGVAARLLLAAQSWARERGCVELASDTALDNAASQAAHLALGFEETERVVFYRMAL; this comes from the coding sequence ATGAAAAATCCCTTAGCCGATATTCTGTTCGCCCCCTCCTGCCCAGCCCATCTCAATGACTGGCGGAAGCTGCGCGCCGCGCTGTGGCCGGACTGCCCGGCCGATGAACACCAGCGGGAGATCGATGCTCAAATCGCCGAGCCTGCCCGTTACGCGGCTTTCATCGCCATGGATGCGGCCGGCGGCGCGGTTGGGCTGATCGAGTTGGCTCTTCGCCATGACTACGTCAATGGAACCCACCATTCGCCGGTCGGTTTCATCGAAGGCCTGTACGTCGCGCCCGAACATAGACGCGCCGGCGTCGCCGCGCGGCTGTTGCTCGCCGCCCAATCCTGGGCCCGCGAGCGCGGCTGCGTGGAGCTCGCCTCTGACACCGCCTTGGACAATGCCGCCTCCCAAGCCGCCCATCTGGCCCTGGGCTTCGAGGAAACCGAGCGCGTGGTGTTCTACCGCATGGCGCTGTGA
- a CDS encoding rhodanese-like domain-containing protein, producing the protein MLREITAPALAAQLANADAKRPLLLDVREDWEYQLARIEGSVHIPMNLIPIRMNELPDDAEIVAICHHGMRSAQVALFLQNAGFEQVINLKGGIDAWSAQVDPAVARY; encoded by the coding sequence ATGCTGCGCGAAATCACCGCCCCCGCCCTCGCCGCCCAACTGGCCAACGCCGACGCCAAGCGTCCGCTGCTGCTGGACGTGCGCGAGGATTGGGAATACCAGCTCGCGCGCATCGAGGGCAGCGTTCACATTCCGATGAACCTGATCCCGATCCGGATGAACGAACTGCCGGACGACGCCGAAATCGTCGCCATCTGCCACCACGGCATGCGCAGCGCCCAGGTGGCGCTGTTCCTGCAGAACGCCGGCTTCGAGCAGGTGATCAACCTCAAGGGCGGCATCGACGCCTGGTCCGCCCAGGTGGACCCCGCCGTAGCCCGGTATTGA
- a CDS encoding S66 peptidase family protein, whose amino-acid sequence MQIRFPPALKPGDAIAVTAFSSGVHPQLHGQLDQALAVLRARGYRVIEGQCLREEKYDASAPAAARLAELRRFLFDPEIHAILPPWGGERAIELLLGLDFAALAALPPKWLAGFSDVSTVMTPLALLSGWGTLHGPNLMDLPLKERAFGNEALLAAMETGAPPAQESHPQYWKWNEPGKTFANRVRLLDGGAGKMAGRLIGGCLDVLVSLQGSPYFDLTAFKREPAILYLENVELAPCAVLRALAGLRLSGMLDGLSGLILGRSSAQDAADGQALRYEDAVRAALDGLPYPVAIDADIGHVPPQWTLLNGAWAVLEVFGEGRARLSQRLAK is encoded by the coding sequence ATGCAAATACGCTTCCCACCCGCCTTGAAACCCGGCGACGCCATCGCCGTCACCGCCTTTTCCTCCGGCGTGCATCCGCAGCTGCATGGCCAATTGGATCAGGCCTTGGCCGTACTGCGCGCGCGCGGCTATCGCGTGATAGAGGGCCAATGCCTGCGCGAGGAGAAATACGACGCCAGCGCGCCGGCCGCCGCGCGTTTGGCCGAGTTGCGGCGTTTCCTGTTCGATCCCGAGATCCACGCCATCCTGCCTCCCTGGGGCGGCGAGCGGGCGATAGAGTTATTGCTAGGTCTGGATTTCGCCGCCTTGGCCGCATTGCCGCCCAAATGGCTGGCCGGCTTCTCCGACGTGTCCACCGTGATGACGCCGCTGGCGCTGCTATCGGGCTGGGGCACGCTGCATGGCCCCAATCTGATGGATTTGCCGCTGAAGGAGCGGGCGTTCGGCAATGAGGCGCTGCTGGCGGCGATGGAAACCGGCGCGCCGCCGGCGCAGGAAAGCCATCCGCAGTATTGGAAATGGAACGAGCCAGGCAAGACCTTCGCCAACCGCGTGCGGCTGCTGGACGGCGGCGCCGGAAAAATGGCAGGCCGGTTGATAGGCGGCTGCCTGGATGTGCTGGTGTCGCTGCAGGGATCGCCGTATTTCGATCTGACGGCGTTTAAACGCGAACCGGCCATTCTGTACCTGGAAAACGTCGAACTCGCGCCCTGCGCCGTTTTAAGGGCCCTGGCGGGCCTCAGGCTGTCCGGGATGCTCGACGGCCTGTCCGGCCTGATATTGGGCCGCAGCAGCGCTCAGGACGCCGCGGACGGGCAGGCATTGCGCTATGAGGACGCTGTGCGCGCCGCGCTGGACGGTTTGCCGTATCCGGTGGCGATCGATGCCGACATCGGCCATGTGCCGCCGCAATGGACGCTGTTGAACGGCGCCTGGGCGGTTCTTGAGGTGTTCGGGGAAGGCCGCGCCCGACTCAGCCAGCGGCTGGCCAAGTAG
- a CDS encoding FAD-binding oxidoreductase translates to MTTSYPYRLQAAHSLDADTLRILLRPHGHGGMPIQAGQFFSLALPNGAARSYSLACQPRGDGWLEAHIRLRRGGRASEWLRTEAKPGQTLTVSGPYGDCVWQPESSSIQRVLMLATGTGIAPLKAMLEYAAALGCRTPITLYWGGARPQDLYLADHFACLALRWPTFRFVPVLSEAPAGWLSRQGWVQQAAAADHPDLRAARVYACGAPAMVEQARELLVSQCGLPEDRFHADAFAPAQTAAPSSQDLSLRWRAASGDWQQLPAASGSRLVDALAAAGLVLPVCGGQAACGACRVEIDAAWSACLPAPERQEKRLLAVLDHHRPAHRLACQIRLHPGLNGLTLFQ, encoded by the coding sequence ATGACGACTTCTTATCCTTATCGATTGCAAGCTGCGCACAGCCTGGATGCCGACACGCTGCGGATTTTGCTGCGGCCGCACGGCCACGGCGGCATGCCCATCCAGGCCGGCCAGTTTTTCAGCCTGGCCCTGCCCAATGGCGCGGCGCGCAGTTATTCGCTGGCATGCCAGCCGCGCGGCGACGGCTGGCTGGAGGCGCATATTCGCTTGCGCCGCGGCGGCCGGGCCAGCGAATGGCTGCGGACCGAGGCCAAGCCCGGCCAAACGCTGACGGTGTCCGGCCCCTACGGCGACTGCGTCTGGCAGCCGGAATCGTCTTCCATCCAGCGCGTGCTGATGCTGGCCACCGGCACCGGCATCGCGCCCTTGAAAGCGATGCTGGAATACGCCGCCGCCCTCGGCTGCCGAACCCCCATCACCTTGTACTGGGGCGGCGCGCGGCCGCAAGACCTGTATCTGGCCGACCACTTCGCCTGCCTGGCCCTGCGCTGGCCGACCTTCCGCTTTGTTCCGGTGCTGAGCGAGGCGCCGGCAGGCTGGCTCAGCCGCCAGGGCTGGGTGCAACAAGCCGCCGCCGCCGACCATCCCGATCTGCGCGCGGCGCGCGTTTACGCCTGCGGCGCACCGGCGATGGTGGAGCAGGCGCGCGAGCTGCTGGTTTCGCAGTGCGGCTTGCCGGAGGATCGCTTCCACGCCGACGCCTTCGCCCCGGCGCAAACCGCCGCGCCCTCCTCTCAAGATCTGTCGCTGCGCTGGCGCGCGGCAAGCGGCGACTGGCAGCAGCTACCGGCCGCAAGCGGCAGCCGGCTGGTGGACGCGCTCGCCGCTGCCGGCCTGGTATTGCCGGTATGCGGCGGCCAGGCCGCCTGCGGCGCTTGCCGCGTCGAAATCGACGCCGCCTGGTCGGCCTGCCTGCCTGCGCCGGAACGGCAGGAAAAAAGATTGCTCGCCGTTTTGGATCATCACCGCCCCGCCCACCGTCTGGCCTGCCAGATCAGGCTGCACCCCGGCCTCAATGGCCTGACCCTTTTCCAGTGA
- a CDS encoding hemolysin family protein — protein sequence MEILLLLGLVLLNAVFAMAEIAIVSSRKVRLQQKADDGHKGARAALKLAAEPTRFLSTVQVGITSISILSGVYGEAALSEHLRERLILIPMLAPYSKPLSVALMVLFITTLSLIFGELVPKRLALLNPEGVAMALARPMQLLSQLCAPLVRVFSQVTDGLLRLLGAKKSDEPSITEDEIRVLMEQGADEGVFDRAEQELVENIFRLDNRKAASVMTPRKDVVILDLEDGPEAIRATLLQHSFSHFPVCRGDTDQLLGILNAKRLLDRLLRGETVDFAADLTPPLYVPATCTLMQLLEQFKQARSHSALVVDEYGELEGLVSINDVMEAIVGDMPAIGGENDEIVQREDGSWLVDGMLSPDRFREFFELENELPGETGGNVHTLGGVVMFQLGRIPSVTDRFEWNGFSFEVVDMDKTRVDKILVQRHHLPQPEFESI from the coding sequence GTGGAAATCCTGCTGTTGCTAGGCCTGGTGCTGCTGAACGCAGTCTTCGCCATGGCCGAGATCGCCATCGTCTCCTCCCGCAAGGTTCGCTTGCAGCAAAAGGCCGATGACGGCCACAAGGGCGCGCGCGCCGCGCTCAAGCTGGCCGCCGAGCCCACCCGCTTCCTGTCCACCGTCCAGGTGGGCATCACCTCCATCAGCATTCTGTCCGGCGTTTACGGCGAAGCCGCGCTGTCCGAGCATCTGCGCGAGCGGCTGATCCTGATCCCCATGCTGGCGCCGTATAGCAAGCCGCTGTCGGTGGCGCTGATGGTGCTGTTCATCACCACATTGTCGCTGATCTTCGGCGAACTGGTGCCCAAGCGGCTGGCCTTGCTGAATCCGGAAGGCGTGGCGATGGCGCTGGCGCGGCCCATGCAGCTGCTGTCCCAGCTGTGCGCACCGCTGGTGCGGGTGTTCAGCCAGGTTACCGATGGCTTGCTGCGGCTGCTGGGCGCGAAAAAAAGCGACGAGCCCTCCATCACCGAGGATGAAATCCGGGTGCTGATGGAACAAGGCGCCGACGAGGGGGTGTTCGACCGCGCCGAGCAAGAGCTGGTGGAAAACATTTTCCGGCTGGACAACCGCAAGGCGGCCTCAGTGATGACGCCGCGCAAGGACGTGGTGATCCTGGACCTGGAGGATGGCCCCGAAGCCATCCGCGCCACCCTGCTGCAACATAGCTTCAGCCACTTTCCGGTCTGCCGCGGCGACACCGACCAGCTGTTGGGCATACTCAACGCCAAACGCTTGCTGGACCGTTTGCTGCGCGGCGAAACCGTGGATTTCGCCGCCGACCTGACGCCGCCGCTGTACGTGCCGGCCACCTGCACCTTGATGCAGTTATTGGAGCAATTCAAGCAGGCGCGCAGCCACAGCGCGCTGGTGGTGGACGAATACGGCGAGCTGGAAGGCCTGGTGTCGATCAATGACGTAATGGAAGCGATAGTCGGCGATATGCCGGCCATAGGCGGCGAAAATGACGAGATCGTGCAAAGAGAGGATGGCAGCTGGCTGGTGGACGGCATGCTGTCGCCGGACCGCTTCCGCGAGTTTTTCGAACTGGAAAACGAGCTGCCCGGCGAGACCGGCGGCAACGTCCACACCCTGGGCGGCGTGGTGATGTTCCAGCTGGGCCGCATCCCCAGCGTCACCGACCGTTTCGAATGGAACGGCTTCAGCTTCGAAGTGGTGGACATGGACAAAACCCGGGTCGACAAGATCCTGGTGCAGCGCCACCACCTGCCGCAGCCGGAGTTCGAGTCGATATGA
- the thiC gene encoding phosphomethylpyrimidine synthase ThiC, with the protein MNAPVNKQMVVDAAAIQPLPNSRKIHVAGSRPDLHVPMREIRQADTPTQFGGEANPPIYVYDTSGPYSDPAAQIDIQSGLAPLRAGWIAERGDCEQLAGLSSEYGRAREADPKLAELRFNLQRKPRRALPGRNVSQMHYARRGIVTPEMEFVAIRENLNRRAYVEALQATGNNRLLELMTRQHAGQSFGANLPEEITPEFVRQEVAAGRAIIPANINHPESEPMIIGRNFLVKINGNIGNSAVTSSISEEVDKMTWGIRWGADTIMDLSTGKNIHETREWILRNSPVPIGTVPIYQALEKVNGKAEDLTWEIFKDTLIEQAEQGVDYFTIHAGVRLAYVPMTAGRMTGIVSRGGSIMAKWCLAHHQENFLYTHFEDICEIMKAYDVAFSLGDGLRPGSAWDANDAAQLGELKTLGELTEIAWKHDVQVMIEGPGHVPMQLIKENMDKELEWCREAPFYTLGPLTTDIAPGYDHITSAIGAAQIGWYGTAMLCYVTQKEHLGLPNKNDVKEGIITYKLAAHAADLAKGHPGAQIRDNALSKARFEFRWEDQFNLGLDPDKARDFHDETLPKDSAKVAHFCSMCGPHFCSMKITQDVRDFAAKQGISAQDALHKGMEVKSIEFVQSGAKLYDKV; encoded by the coding sequence ATGAACGCGCCCGTTAACAAGCAGATGGTGGTGGACGCCGCCGCCATCCAGCCTTTGCCGAATTCCCGCAAGATTCATGTCGCCGGCAGCCGCCCGGACCTTCACGTGCCGATGCGCGAGATCCGCCAGGCCGACACGCCGACCCAGTTCGGCGGCGAAGCCAACCCGCCCATCTATGTTTACGATACCAGCGGCCCTTACAGCGACCCGGCCGCGCAGATCGACATCCAGAGCGGCCTCGCGCCCTTGCGCGCCGGCTGGATCGCCGAGCGCGGCGATTGCGAGCAGCTGGCTGGCTTGTCCAGCGAATACGGCCGCGCTCGCGAGGCCGACCCCAAGCTCGCCGAGCTGCGCTTCAATCTGCAGCGCAAGCCGCGCCGCGCGCTGCCTGGCCGCAACGTCAGCCAGATGCACTACGCCCGCCGCGGCATCGTCACGCCGGAGATGGAGTTCGTCGCCATCCGCGAAAACCTGAACCGCCGCGCCTATGTGGAAGCGCTGCAAGCCACCGGCAACAACCGTCTGCTGGAGCTGATGACGCGCCAGCATGCCGGCCAGAGCTTCGGTGCCAATCTGCCGGAGGAGATCACCCCGGAATTCGTGCGCCAGGAAGTGGCCGCCGGCCGCGCCATCATTCCGGCCAACATCAATCACCCGGAAAGCGAACCGATGATCATCGGCCGCAATTTCCTGGTGAAGATCAACGGCAATATCGGCAATAGCGCGGTAACCTCGTCGATATCCGAAGAAGTGGACAAAATGACCTGGGGCATCCGCTGGGGCGCCGACACCATCATGGACCTGTCCACCGGCAAGAACATCCACGAAACCCGCGAGTGGATTCTGCGCAACAGCCCGGTGCCGATCGGCACGGTGCCGATCTACCAGGCGCTGGAGAAAGTGAACGGCAAGGCCGAGGACCTGACTTGGGAAATCTTCAAGGACACGCTGATCGAGCAGGCCGAGCAGGGCGTGGACTATTTCACCATCCACGCCGGCGTGCGTCTGGCCTATGTGCCGATGACGGCGGGCCGCATGACCGGCATTGTGTCCCGCGGCGGCTCCATCATGGCCAAGTGGTGTCTGGCGCATCACCAGGAAAACTTCCTCTACACCCACTTCGAGGACATCTGCGAAATCATGAAGGCCTACGACGTGGCCTTCAGCCTCGGCGACGGCCTGCGGCCGGGCAGCGCCTGGGACGCCAACGACGCGGCGCAGCTGGGCGAACTGAAAACCCTGGGCGAGCTGACCGAGATCGCCTGGAAGCACGATGTGCAAGTGATGATAGAAGGCCCCGGCCATGTGCCGATGCAGCTGATCAAGGAGAATATGGACAAGGAGCTGGAGTGGTGCCGCGAAGCGCCGTTCTACACTCTGGGGCCGCTCACCACCGACATCGCGCCCGGCTACGACCACATCACTTCGGCCATAGGCGCGGCGCAGATAGGCTGGTACGGCACCGCCATGCTGTGCTACGTGACGCAGAAGGAACACCTGGGCCTGCCCAACAAGAACGACGTCAAGGAAGGCATCATCACCTACAAGCTGGCGGCGCACGCGGCCGACCTGGCCAAGGGCCATCCCGGCGCGCAGATCCGCGACAACGCCTTGTCCAAGGCGCGTTTCGAATTCCGCTGGGAAGACCAGTTCAACCTGGGCCTGGACCCGGATAAGGCGCGCGACTTCCACGATGAAACGCTGCCGAAAGACAGCGCCAAGGTGGCGCACTTCTGCTCGATGTGCGGCCCGCATTTTTGCAGCATGAAGATCACCCAGGACGTGCGCGATTTCGCCGCCAAGCAGGGCATCAGCGCGCAGGACGCCTTGCACAAGGGCATGGAAGTGAAATCCATCGAGTTCGTGCAGAGCGGCGCCAAGCTGTACGACAAGGTGTGA
- a CDS encoding M24 family metallopeptidase, with the protein MEIQTRPEEAVGPHFNRDAMLDVRERTLQAIRGIAGRIHAGMVEEDAVELARDMLADAGMLRGWHEVYVRFGPNTLKTFGAPSEPGVVLGEDDIFFIDIGPVWRQWEGDGGDSFVTGADPEKARCAADARAIFHEVRRHWLRNGSSGQDLYRFAAACAQARGWELNLDLSGHRLADFPHSALHQGALADYAHAPSELLWVLEIHIRHPSQPYGAFFEDMLLDDGFFPQKAPI; encoded by the coding sequence ATGGAAATCCAAACCCGCCCCGAAGAAGCCGTCGGCCCGCATTTCAATCGCGACGCCATGCTGGACGTGCGCGAACGCACCTTGCAAGCCATCCGCGGCATCGCCGGCCGCATCCATGCCGGCATGGTGGAAGAGGACGCCGTGGAGCTGGCGCGCGACATGCTGGCCGACGCCGGCATGCTGCGCGGCTGGCATGAGGTCTACGTCCGCTTCGGCCCCAACACCTTGAAAACTTTCGGCGCGCCGTCCGAGCCTGGCGTCGTGCTGGGCGAAGACGATATCTTCTTCATCGACATCGGCCCGGTATGGCGGCAATGGGAGGGCGACGGCGGCGACAGCTTCGTCACCGGCGCCGATCCGGAAAAAGCCCGCTGCGCTGCCGACGCGCGCGCGATTTTCCACGAGGTCAGGCGCCATTGGCTGCGAAACGGCAGCAGCGGCCAAGACCTATACCGCTTTGCCGCCGCCTGTGCCCAGGCCCGCGGCTGGGAGTTGAATCTGGATCTGTCCGGCCACCGGCTGGCCGATTTTCCGCACAGCGCGCTGCATCAGGGGGCGCTGGCCGATTACGCGCATGCGCCGAGCGAGCTGTTGTGGGTGCTGGAAATCCATATCCGCCATCCCAGCCAGCCCTATGGCGCGTTTTTCGAGGATATGCTGCTGGATGACGGCTTTTTTCCGCAGAAAGCCCCCATTTAA
- a CDS encoding PLP-dependent aminotransferase family protein: MLRPWHLWLAIRRDGGLPAHLQIAQQVAEDIQQGRLHPGDALPGSRELAAQLGLNRKTVVSAYEELAAQGWVSAEGRRGTFVAPSLPAPALQPAATEALAQQSRETWRQREPELIDFSENAPDSRLIPFDVLGRAYRRALIATARSGKLSYGDPAGEPALRGALAQMLNMERGLHAGLDDICLARGSLMGIYLAGKAMLRPGDAAVFDRLSYPSARRAFASHGAECLDADGDEQGMLPQALEALCRSHRVKLVYLTPHHQFPTTRMMPAERRLQILALAERYDFHIVEDDYDHEFHFAHRPMLPMASLAGGHRVIYIGSLSKVLAPGLRIGFIVARPELVARCVDIVLLLDRQGNPVTELAVAELIDSGEFRRHLRRAWRVYQKRRQVLLESLAAELCGLAEYEPPAGGLAIWLRFAERVDMDRLAADARLRGVKILPGSFFAADQAAVAGMRLCFADVDEDKLRLGVRRLGEALRAQL; encoded by the coding sequence ATGTTGAGACCCTGGCATTTATGGTTGGCGATACGCCGCGACGGCGGCTTGCCGGCGCATTTGCAGATTGCCCAGCAAGTGGCGGAAGACATCCAGCAGGGGCGCTTGCATCCGGGCGACGCCTTGCCGGGCAGCCGCGAGCTGGCGGCGCAATTGGGCCTGAACCGCAAGACGGTGGTGTCGGCCTACGAAGAGCTGGCGGCCCAGGGCTGGGTCAGCGCCGAGGGGCGCCGCGGCACCTTCGTCGCGCCGTCTTTGCCGGCGCCGGCCTTGCAGCCCGCCGCAACGGAGGCGTTGGCGCAGCAAAGCCGCGAAACTTGGCGGCAAAGAGAGCCGGAACTGATCGATTTTTCGGAGAACGCGCCGGATTCGCGGCTGATTCCCTTCGATGTGCTGGGCCGCGCCTATCGCCGCGCTTTGATCGCCACCGCCCGCTCCGGCAAGCTGTCCTATGGCGATCCGGCCGGAGAGCCGGCCCTGCGCGGCGCGCTGGCGCAGATGCTGAACATGGAGCGCGGCCTGCATGCCGGCCTGGACGACATCTGCCTGGCGCGCGGCAGCCTGATGGGCATCTATCTGGCGGGCAAGGCCATGCTCAGGCCAGGCGACGCTGCGGTGTTCGACCGCTTGAGCTACCCATCGGCCCGGCGCGCTTTTGCGTCACACGGGGCCGAATGCCTGGACGCGGATGGCGACGAGCAAGGCATGCTGCCGCAGGCCTTGGAGGCGCTGTGCCGCAGCCATCGCGTCAAGCTGGTGTATCTGACGCCGCACCACCAGTTTCCCACCACGCGCATGATGCCGGCCGAGCGGCGGCTGCAGATTCTGGCCTTGGCCGAGCGTTACGATTTCCACATCGTCGAGGACGATTACGATCACGAATTCCACTTTGCCCATCGGCCCATGCTGCCGATGGCCAGCCTGGCCGGCGGCCACCGGGTGATTTACATCGGCTCCCTGTCCAAGGTGCTGGCGCCGGGCCTGCGCATCGGCTTCATCGTGGCGCGGCCGGAGCTGGTCGCGCGTTGCGTGGACATCGTGCTGCTGCTGGACAGGCAGGGCAATCCGGTGACCGAGCTGGCGGTGGCGGAATTGATAGACAGCGGCGAGTTTCGCCGCCATCTGCGCCGCGCCTGGCGCGTCTACCAAAAGCGGCGGCAGGTGCTGCTGGAAAGCCTGGCGGCGGAGCTGTGCGGCCTGGCGGAGTATGAGCCGCCGGCGGGCGGCCTGGCGATCTGGCTGCGCTTTGCGGAACGGGTGGATATGGACAGGCTGGCGGCGGACGCGCGGCTGCGCGGCGTCAAGATTTTGCCGGGCAGCTTCTTCGCCGCCGACCAGGCCGCGGTGGCGGGCATGCGGCTATGTTTCGCCGATGTCGATGAGGACAAGCTCAGGCTGGGCGTGCGGCGGTTGGGCGAGGCGCTGCGCGCCCAGCTATAG
- a CDS encoding gamma-glutamylcyclotransferase family protein codes for MPKLFSYGTLQQDNVQLATFGRLLHGRPAQLVGFKQQMLEIRDAEVVRASGKTHHPIVSPSENPQDRVAGSVFDISAAELEQADRYEVDDYRRVEATLDSGERAWVYIAA; via the coding sequence ATGCCCAAACTGTTCTCTTACGGCACGCTGCAGCAAGACAATGTGCAGCTCGCCACCTTTGGCCGCCTCTTGCATGGCCGCCCGGCGCAATTGGTCGGATTCAAGCAGCAGATGCTGGAAATCCGCGACGCCGAGGTGGTGCGCGCCAGCGGCAAGACTCATCACCCCATCGTCAGTCCCAGCGAAAACCCGCAGGACCGCGTCGCCGGCAGCGTGTTTGACATCAGCGCAGCGGAACTGGAACAGGCCGACCGCTACGAGGTGGACGACTACCGGCGCGTGGAAGCGACGCTGGACAGCGGCGAACGCGCCTGGGTGTATATCGCCGCCTGA